A genomic stretch from Setaria italica strain Yugu1 chromosome VII, Setaria_italica_v2.0, whole genome shotgun sequence includes:
- the LOC111257945 gene encoding putative F-box protein At3g24700, which yields MRPPHTPPAKCRRLTASCPSIPEDILVTEVLARLPVRSLFRFRSVCQSWRAAIDGDPRFVCRHLELSRGRSPPSVLDAPCEPRLEDYLGVARSKEMEFRRIRHGGVRHGGETAAAVDAELMHAVVWPTNRFTAMTHPVHCDGVVLVPTASGELFVCNPATRVLVQLPPGSPSVMADAVAFGFDPSSNTYKVARTFHRRFEVIEYDSESDDDGEGYPRAEFDIGHEVFTLGAGSSDWEPTEDPPHFIIPTARPICTRGAFYWTAVVGCPDDPRPSELLRFCLRDETFTVVSPTLRASRCRRASSASTSCLMGSLRQVALRPLKV from the coding sequence ATGAGGCCACCGCACACACCGCCGGCGAAATGCCGGCGCTTGACCGCCTCCTGTCCAAGCATCCCAGAGGACATACTCGTGACCGAGGTGCTCGCGCGCCTCCCCGTGAGGTCGCTCTTCCGCTTCAGGTCCGTGTGCCAGTCGTGGCGCGCGGCCATCGACGGCGACCCGCGGTTCGTGTGCCGCCACCTCGAGCTCTCCCGCGGGCGGTCGCCGCCATCCGTGCTCGACGCGCCCTGCGAGCCTCGCCTAGAGGACTACTTGGGCGTGGCCCGCTCTAAGGAGATGGAGTTCCGCAGGATCCGGCACGGCGGGGTGCGCCACGGCGgcgagaccgccgccgccgtggacgcCGAGTTGATGCACGCGGTGGTCTGGCCCACGAACCGCTTCACAGCCATGACGCACCCCGTGCACTGCGACGGCGTGGTCCTCGTCCCGACCGCCTCCGGGGAGCTCTTCGTCTGCAACCCGGCCACCAGGGTGCTCGTCCAGCTGCCGCCGGGCAGCCCCAGCGTCATGGCAGATGCGGTGGCCTTTGGCTTCGACCCCAGTAGCAACACGTACAAGGTAGCCAGGACCTTCCACCGCCGGTTCGAGGTCATCGAGTACGACTCCGaatccgacgacgacggcgaaggGTACCCGAGGGCGGAGTTCGACATCGGGCACGAGGTGTTCACGCTCGGCGCCGGCTCGTCGGACTGGGAGCCGACCGAGGACCCGCCGCACTTTATCATCCCGACGGCGAGGCCGATCTGCACGCGTGGCGCTTTCTACTGGACGGCCGTCGTCGGCTGCCCCGACGACCCGCGCCCGAGCGAGCTGCTGCGGTTCTGCCTGCGCGACGAGACCTTCACCGTCGTCTCCCCAACCCTCCGTGCTTCTCGCTGTCGGCGGGCATCATCGGCGAGCACATCTTGCCTTATGGGCTCACTCCGTCAAGTTGCCCTAAGGCCCTTAAAAGTGTAG
- the LOC101762633 gene encoding sister chromatid cohesion protein SCC4, producing the protein MSFAAASASSACADGLLALADEAERRRDFPAAASCLESALRPPHAAALLPLAEARARLRLASLLLAPRGSSRAPRAGGGPAAAKAHLERALLILSPLPSAPPRLKLLAHSHLAGAYAVLGAVPSQKHVLHRALGLLASVSASGLLQRGPALLWNCNFQAQLASALTVDGDPTSALSALSTGAAAAAELGNPQLELFFAASSIHVHLLCWEDSAAVENSVNRATQLWDALPAEQKEHWVGLFFYIELLRTFYLLRICDYKAASQRVELLDTAAKSEMQRGRRIKELANDLRAVERTLGQPGLKERERSALSHKQRQLKTQLRVLCGYDKLSDVLDYGDKLLLAPPPMHGEWLPRAAVFVLVDLMVVMVGRPKGIFKECGKRIDSGLRLIHDELGKLGIVDGVREVNLEHSTIWTAGLYLMLLLQFLENKVAVELTRSEFVEAQEALAQMKSWFSRFPTILQGCESTIEMLRGQYAHSVGCFNEAAFHFLEAMKLTESKSMQSMCQVYAAVSYICKGDAESSSQALELVGPAYRTMDSFVGVREKTCIIFVYGLLLMRQHNPQEARNRLASGLRIAHQQLGNIQLVSQYLTMLGTLALQLHDAGQAREILKSSLTLAKTLFDIPTQIWILSVFTELYRELEERSNEMENSEYERKKEDDLERRLSEAYSHAFHQELVEQSRIQIQPLHDMSRMQSEMAGPTANDDLDIPESVGLSAPQPSVKRLVEQGSARRNTRRRQS; encoded by the exons ATGTCGttcgccgccgcgtccgcgtcGTCGGCGTGCGCGGACGGGCTCCTCGCGCtggccgacgaggcggagcgccGTCGCGACTTCCCTGCCGCGGCGTCCTGCCTCGAGTCCGCTCTCCGcccgccccacgccgccgcgctcctcccaCTCGCCGAGGCCCGCGCGCGGCTCCGCCTCGCGTCACTCCTCCTCGCCCCGCGCGGCTCCTCCCGcgccccgcgcgccggcggcggccccgccgccgccaaggcgcACCTCGAGCGCGCGCTGCTCATCCTCTCCCCGctcccctccgcgccgccgcgccttaAGCTGCTCGCCCACTCCCACCTCGCGGGGGCCTACGCCGTCCTCGGGGCCGTCCCGTCGCAGAAGCACGTGCTCCACCGCGCCCTGGGCCTCCTCGCCTCCGTCTCCGCTTCCGGCCTTCTCCAGCGCGGGCCAGCGCTGCTGTGGAACTGCAATTTCCAGGCGCAGCTCGCGTCCGCTCTCACAGTCGACGGGGACCCCACGTCGGCGCTCTCCGCCCTGTCCAcgggggcagccgccgccgccgagctcgggAATCCGCAGCTCGAGCTCTTCTTCGCCGCTTCCTCGATCCACGTCCACCTCCTCTGCTGGGAGGACAGCGCCGCGGTTGAGAACTCCGTCAATCGCGCCACGCAGCTATGGGACGCCCTCCCCGCCGAGCAG AAGGAGCACTGGGTTGGGCTTTTCTTCTACATTGAGCTGCTGCGGACCTTCTACCTGCTCAGGATCTGCGACTACAAGGCTGCCTCACAGCGTGTAGAGCTCTTGGACACAGCTGCGAAGAGCGAGATGCAGAGAGGCCGACGCATTAAGGAGCTTGCTAATGACCTCAGAGCAGTGGAGAGGACGCTGGGGCAGCCTGGTTTGAAGGAGCGGGAGAGGTCGGCGCTGTCACACAAGCAGAGGCAGCTCAAGACGCAGCTGCGGGTGTTGTGCGGTTACGACAAATTGAGTGATGTGTTGGATTATGGGGATAAGTTGCTTTTGGCACCACCACCGATGCATGGAGAGTGGCTCCCTCGGGCCGCGGTGTTTGTGCTTGTAGATCTCATGGTCGTTATGGTGGGTCGTCCTAAAGGGATATTTAAGGAGTGTGGCAAGAGAATAGATTCAGGCCTCCGGCTCATCCATG ATGAACTTGGGAAGCTTGGCATTGTGGATGGTGTGAGAG AGGTGAATTTGGAACACTCAACAATATGGACAGCTGGGCTGTACTTGATGCTTTTACTTCAATTTCTGGAAAACAAAGTTGCTGTGGAACTGACAAGATCAGAATTTGTTGAAGCCCAAGAG GCTTTGGCACAGATGAAAAGTTGGTTTAGTCGTTTCCCAACAATCCTTCAAGGATGTGAAAGCACAATTGAAATGTTAAGGGGACAATATGCACATTCTGTTGGTTGCTTTAATGAGGCTGCTTTCCACTTCCTTGAAGCAATGAAG CTGACAGAGAGCAAATCAATGCAATCGATGTGCCAAGTGTATGCAGCAGTTTCATACATTTGTAAGGGTGACGCAGAATCGTCTTCACAG GCACTAGAATTGGTTGGTCCTGCTTATAGAACAATGGACTCTTTTGTTGGTGTGCGAGAGAAGACTtgtattatttttgtttatggACTTCTACTTATGAGACAGCATAATCCGCAAGAAGCACG GAATCGCCTTGCAAGTGGTTTGAGAATAGCACACCAACAGTTGGGTAACATCCAATTGGTTTCTCAGTACCTAACAATGCTGGGCACATTAGCGCTTCAGCTACATGATGCAGGACAGGCTAGAGAGATCCTCAAGTCATCGTTGACCTTAGCTAAGACGCTATTTGACATTCCAACACAAATCTGGATCTTGTCAGTATTTACAG AGTTATATCGTGAGTTGGAAGAGAGATCAAATGAAATGGAGAACTCTGAGTAtgagaggaagaaagaagatgatCTGGAGAGAAGGCTTTCTGAAGCTTATTCTCATGCTTTTCACCAGGAGCTG GTGGAGCAATCAAGAATCCAGATTCAGCCGCTACATGACATGTCGAGGATGCAGTCGGAGATGGCTGGCCCAACCGCGAACGATGACCTCGACATTCCGGAATCTGTGGGGCTTTCTGCTCCTCAGCCTTCCGTCAAAAGGCTTGTGGAGCAAGGCTCAGCGAGGCGCAATACAAGGCGGCGGCAGTCATGA